In one Mucilaginibacter ginsenosidivorax genomic region, the following are encoded:
- a CDS encoding RidA family protein, with amino-acid sequence MSSKISFNTGKIPRLNTFIPQAVIAGSLIYVSGMAGLNPETGKLIDDTFEGQAWQAFANIQTILDEAGSNMDNIVKTTIWMVSGQDPTFAAINKVYAEFFPENPPARSAPQVMPFPGGILVSVECLALV; translated from the coding sequence ATGTCATCAAAAATCAGCTTCAACACCGGTAAAATACCGCGTTTAAATACGTTTATCCCACAGGCTGTAATAGCAGGCAGTTTAATATACGTTTCGGGCATGGCAGGGCTTAATCCCGAGACCGGCAAATTGATTGACGATACTTTTGAAGGGCAGGCCTGGCAGGCTTTTGCAAACATCCAAACCATACTGGATGAAGCCGGCAGCAATATGGATAACATCGTAAAAACCACCATCTGGATGGTGAGCGGCCAGGACCCAACCTTTGCGGCCATCAATAAAGTGTATGCCGAGTTCTTCCCAGAAAACCCGCCGGCACGCAGCGCCCCGCAGGTAATGCCCTTTCCGGGTGGTATCCTGGTTTCGGTGGAATGTTTGGCGCTGGTGTAG
- the nagB gene encoding glucosamine-6-phosphate deaminase, whose protein sequence is MARLNLLEETRYEKLPVSVYGNQQEASLAVAGRIAKLIRDKQAKGEQAVLGLATGVTPIRVYAELVRLHKEEGLSFKDVITFNLDEYYPMKPDAAQSYVTFMYENLFSHVDIDKANVHIPDGTLDKEDVVAFCLDYEKQIEELGGLDLQILGIGRTGHIGFNEPGSAPNSGTRLVTLDDLTRSDAARDFGGKANVPTKAITMGIGTIFKAREIILMAWSAKKAPIVKKAVEGEISGEVPATYLQLSDHVEFVLDEAAASELTRFDTPWLVKDCSWDDNTLKKKAVIWLADTIGKPVLKLTEEDYNNHGMAQLAVEQGPVYNINIDIFNQIQHTITGWPGGKPNADDSQRPERALPAKKRSVIFSPHPDDDVISMGGTFIRLVDQGHDVHVAYQTSGNTAVWDDDVLRYMEFAIDFTNSIGEDSNHLTKLYEEMRAFFPQKQPNQIDTREIRNVKGFIRKTEAISGARYAGLPDDHIHFMALPFYETGKTKKNTVGEEDIQLTIDLLQKIKPHQIFAAGDFADPNGTHLVCFNIILAALDRLKATEEWVKDCWLWMYRGAWHEFETYEIEMAVPLSPQEVIRKRNAIFKHQSQKDRPVFPGDDAREFWVRAEDRTRDTAQKYDRLGLAEYEAMEGFKRYKF, encoded by the coding sequence ATGGCCCGATTAAATTTATTGGAAGAGACCCGGTACGAGAAGCTGCCGGTAAGCGTTTATGGCAACCAACAGGAGGCATCCCTTGCCGTAGCAGGCAGGATAGCCAAACTTATCCGCGATAAGCAGGCAAAAGGCGAACAGGCCGTGCTTGGTCTGGCAACAGGTGTTACCCCCATCCGTGTTTATGCCGAACTGGTACGCTTACACAAAGAAGAAGGCTTGTCGTTTAAAGATGTGATCACCTTTAACCTGGACGAGTACTATCCCATGAAGCCCGATGCCGCCCAAAGTTATGTTACTTTCATGTATGAAAACCTTTTCAGCCATGTTGATATTGATAAAGCCAATGTGCACATACCCGATGGTACTTTGGATAAAGAAGATGTGGTAGCCTTTTGCCTGGATTATGAAAAACAGATTGAAGAATTAGGCGGCCTGGATTTACAGATATTAGGTATCGGCCGTACCGGTCACATCGGCTTTAACGAACCGGGTTCGGCACCAAACTCGGGTACCCGTTTGGTTACTTTAGATGATTTGACCCGCAGCGATGCCGCCCGCGATTTTGGCGGTAAGGCCAATGTGCCTACTAAAGCCATCACCATGGGTATTGGCACCATTTTTAAAGCCCGCGAAATTATCCTGATGGCCTGGAGCGCCAAAAAGGCGCCGATTGTTAAAAAAGCCGTGGAAGGTGAAATATCCGGCGAAGTACCTGCCACCTATTTGCAATTATCAGATCATGTTGAATTTGTACTTGACGAAGCGGCAGCTTCTGAACTAACCCGTTTTGATACCCCATGGCTGGTAAAAGATTGTTCATGGGATGATAATACCCTGAAAAAGAAAGCCGTGATCTGGCTGGCTGATACCATTGGCAAACCGGTATTAAAACTTACCGAGGAAGATTATAACAACCACGGTATGGCTCAATTAGCGGTAGAGCAAGGCCCCGTTTACAACATCAATATTGATATCTTTAACCAGATACAGCATACCATTACCGGCTGGCCGGGTGGCAAACCCAATGCGGATGATTCACAACGACCTGAAAGAGCTTTACCGGCGAAAAAACGTTCGGTTATCTTTTCTCCACACCCGGATGATGATGTGATTTCGATGGGTGGTACATTCATCCGCCTGGTTGATCAGGGGCATGATGTGCATGTAGCCTACCAAACATCGGGCAATACCGCGGTTTGGGACGATGATGTACTGCGCTACATGGAATTCGCTATCGATTTTACCAACAGCATCGGTGAGGACAGTAACCACCTGACAAAATTGTATGAAGAAATGCGCGCCTTCTTCCCGCAAAAACAACCCAACCAGATTGATACCCGCGAGATAAGGAATGTAAAAGGTTTCATTCGTAAAACAGAGGCCATTTCAGGCGCCCGTTATGCAGGTTTGCCCGACGATCATATCCACTTTATGGCTTTGCCTTTTTACGAAACAGGTAAAACCAAAAAGAACACCGTTGGCGAGGAAGATATCCAGCTGACCATCGACCTGTTGCAAAAAATAAAACCACACCAGATCTTCGCAGCCGGTGATTTTGCCGACCCGAACGGAACCCACCTGGTTTGCTTTAACATTATCCTTGCTGCTCTTGATCGCCTGAAAGCAACCGAAGAATGGGTAAAAGATTGCTGGTTATGGATGTACCGCGGTGCATGGCACGAGTTTGAAACTTACGAAATTGAAATGGCTGTGCCGCTTTCACCACAAGAGGTAATTCGTAAGCGCAATGCTATTTTCAAACATCAATCTCAAAAAGACAGGCCGGTATTTCCTGGTGATGACGCGAGGGAGTTTTGGGTACGTGCCGAAGACAGGACACGAGACACCGCGCAGAAATATGATCGCCTGGGTTTAGCGGAGTATGAAGCCATGGAAGGTTTTAAGCGTTATAAGTTTTGA
- a CDS encoding acyltransferase family protein: protein MTKEISTQNSSLKTQNPRLLSLDVMRGATIAAMILVNDPGDWGHIYAPLEHSKWNGCTPTDLVFPFFLFMVGVSVTYAMESRKSTVSHSKLILKALQRTAILIAIPWITQLIFHWDRGFSHLRFPGVLPRIALVYFICTIIYLKTSQKTCDWIFAGALIGYFIIMTFIPVPGVGYANLEPETNMGAWIDRLVFTTNHLWSESRTWDPEGLLGTLPAVATGLFGIRVGTWLKRKDVDDNVKVSWMFTYGVIAVVAGLVWDLFFPINKALWTSSFVLYTGGLATIALALSYWLIDVQGRKRFTYPFVVFGANAITAYVLSGFIPHYLNMIKIGGLSIYQTVFAPHFSPLNASLVSAIFTVIILWLVMWILYLRKIIIKI from the coding sequence ATGACAAAAGAGATTTCTACTCAAAACTCATCACTCAAAACTCAAAACCCACGTCTTCTCTCCCTCGATGTAATGCGTGGGGCTACAATCGCCGCTATGATACTGGTGAACGATCCGGGCGATTGGGGGCATATCTATGCACCGCTTGAACATTCCAAATGGAATGGCTGTACGCCTACAGACCTGGTGTTTCCATTCTTTTTGTTTATGGTTGGTGTATCGGTTACCTACGCTATGGAAAGCAGGAAATCAACTGTCTCTCATTCCAAATTAATTCTGAAAGCACTGCAGCGCACTGCTATCTTAATTGCCATCCCCTGGATAACGCAATTGATATTTCACTGGGACCGTGGGTTTTCGCATTTGAGGTTTCCAGGTGTATTGCCACGTATTGCTTTGGTCTATTTCATTTGTACCATAATCTATCTAAAAACATCACAAAAAACATGCGATTGGATTTTTGCCGGCGCGTTAATCGGTTATTTTATCATCATGACATTTATCCCTGTTCCGGGTGTAGGCTATGCCAACCTGGAGCCGGAGACTAATATGGGGGCCTGGATAGACAGGTTGGTTTTTACCACCAATCACCTCTGGAGCGAATCGCGCACCTGGGACCCCGAAGGTTTATTAGGCACCTTACCTGCCGTGGCAACGGGGTTGTTCGGTATCAGGGTTGGCACCTGGCTAAAACGGAAAGATGTAGACGATAATGTTAAAGTAAGCTGGATGTTTACCTACGGCGTTATCGCCGTTGTTGCCGGGCTGGTATGGGATTTGTTTTTTCCCATTAATAAAGCCTTGTGGACAAGCTCGTTTGTGCTTTATACCGGCGGGTTGGCCACCATTGCACTGGCACTAAGCTACTGGCTTATTGATGTGCAGGGGCGTAAGCGGTTTACTTATCCTTTCGTAGTTTTTGGGGCCAACGCCATTACGGCTTATGTGCTTTCGGGTTTTATTCCGCATTATTTGAACATGATAAAAATTGGCGGCTTATCTATTTATCAAACCGTTTTTGCGCCCCATTTCTCGCCCCTGAATGCCTCCTTGGTAAGTGCCATATTTACAGTTATTATATTATGGCTGGTGATGTGGATATTGTATCTTCGAAAAATAATTATCAAAATATAG
- a CDS encoding four helix bundle protein has product MQDFKKLLVWQKSFDFVSAIYQHTAMYPSEEKYALISQTRRAVISISNNIAEGCGRFTQNDLVHFLQMSLGSANEVENCLLIANSLKYLSDENMNELNDRNTEIRKMMLSLIDKIRKGN; this is encoded by the coding sequence ATGCAGGATTTTAAGAAACTGTTGGTTTGGCAAAAATCGTTCGATTTTGTGTCTGCTATTTACCAGCATACAGCAATGTATCCATCAGAAGAAAAATATGCTTTAATTAGTCAAACACGACGCGCTGTAATATCAATATCAAATAATATCGCCGAAGGTTGTGGTAGGTTCACGCAAAATGATTTAGTTCATTTTTTGCAAATGTCTTTAGGTTCTGCCAATGAAGTTGAAAACTGCCTCCTCATTGCCAATTCTTTGAAGTATCTAAGCGACGAAAACATGAACGAACTTAACGATCGTAACACCGAGATTCGGAAAATGATGCTTTCATTAATCGATAAAATAAGAAAAGGAAATTAG
- a CDS encoding RidA family protein: MSSKISFNTVKIPRLNTFIPQAVIAGGLIYVSGMAGLNPETGKLIDDTFEGQARQAFTNIQTILQEADSRMDNIVKTTIWMVSGQDPTFAAINKVYGEFFPENPPARSAPQVMPFPGGILISVECVALV, encoded by the coding sequence ATGTCATCAAAAATCAGCTTCAATACCGTTAAAATACCGCGTTTAAATACGTTTATCCCACAGGCTGTAATAGCAGGCGGTTTAATATACGTTTCGGGCATGGCAGGGCTTAATCCCGAAACCGGCAAATTGATTGACGATACTTTTGAAGGGCAGGCCCGGCAGGCTTTCACAAACATCCAAACCATACTGCAGGAAGCCGACAGCAGGATGGATAACATTGTAAAAACCACCATCTGGATGGTGAGCGGCCAGGACCCAACCTTTGCGGCCATTAATAAAGTTTATGGCGAATTCTTTCCCGAAAACCCACCGGCACGCAGCGCCCCGCAGGTAATGCCTTTTCCGGGTGGCATTCTTATTTCGGTGGAATGTGTGGCGCTGGTGTAG
- a CDS encoding DUF2059 domain-containing protein: MKFKPTLIALMGILLFCITNAKAQTTTPSFSASQLKAAEKFLIATGINSQFGGIVDNMINTSSAQVPEAQRGEFVKVMKRFMVKYYSWDVLKTEFAKIYAAEYTEDELNQLTAFYNSPLGKKLSAKTPILMQKGMALGQKTIADHRPELEQMMQDAFAKKEAPAARQ; the protein is encoded by the coding sequence ATGAAATTTAAACCAACCCTTATCGCCTTAATGGGCATTTTGCTCTTCTGCATCACCAACGCAAAGGCACAAACCACCACTCCATCTTTCAGTGCATCGCAATTAAAAGCGGCCGAAAAATTCTTGATAGCGACCGGTATAAACAGCCAATTTGGAGGCATTGTTGATAACATGATAAATACATCAAGCGCCCAGGTTCCTGAAGCGCAACGAGGCGAATTTGTAAAGGTAATGAAGCGCTTTATGGTCAAATATTATTCGTGGGATGTATTAAAAACGGAGTTTGCAAAAATATACGCTGCAGAGTATACCGAAGATGAACTCAATCAATTAACGGCATTTTATAATTCGCCGCTTGGCAAAAAGTTAAGCGCAAAAACTCCAATTTTAATGCAAAAGGGCATGGCCTTAGGACAAAAAACCATAGCCGATCACAGGCCCGAGCTGGAGCAAATGATGCAAGACGCATTTGCGAAAAAAGAAGCACCCGCGGCCAGGCAATAA
- a CDS encoding ligase-associated DNA damage response DEXH box helicase — protein MITKGRQVIQHWYKQKNWQQFAFQQEMEAAYLGGYSGLLNAPTGSGKTFALFLPFLVDFINKHPDTYTTQKNNGLLMLWITPLRALTNDIRKAMQEACDEMGLPWHIATRTGDTSAAEKAALKRKLPEVLLTTPESLHLMLAQKEYPKLFNNLQVVVIDEWHELLGTKRGVQVELGLSKLKALSPKSEVFNQVPEKDSGLMTQNLRLKIWGISATIGNLEQAAEVLLGNNFPADQIRMVRANLEKKLDIQSIIPGNVENYSWAGHIGLKLLPQVMEIVAKSKTTLIFTNTRSQSEIWYHAILDNYPEYAGIMAMHHGSLDNELRNWVEQALHAEALKLVVCTSSLDLGVDFRPVDCVIQVGSPKGVARFMQRAGRSGHHPGAVSRAYFVPTHSLELLEGAALKAAIKRGIFESRDPMLLTMDVLIQYMVTLAVSDGFRADELFNEVKGTYAFADLTRNEFGQLLEFITTGGKTLAQYDEFLKVEIENGLYKVNSRRVAMRHRLSIGTITSELSIRVKWLSGGSLGTIEESFVSKLKPGNTFWFAGRSLEFIRVKEMTAFVKKSNSTKGLIPSWNGGRMPLSSQLAAVFRDKLDEVAHGIEKDVEVLALKPLFKLQQELSHLPQSHEFLIESFKSREGHHLLFYPFEGRLVHEGMASLLAFRISKIRNASFSIAMNDYGFELLTDEDVPIEDVLEDAGFFSIDNLIDDIQHSLNANEMARRRFRDIAHIGGLVFTGYPGQQVKNKHLQASTSLLFEVFTEYEPDNLLVRQAYNEALAFQLEEFRLRAALQRIATQTIILKTIERPTPFAFPIMVDSLGREKLTTETMEERIAKMARRYGAEGVGEVDETRKNRKPGITRKKGF, from the coding sequence ATGATTACAAAAGGCCGGCAGGTTATACAGCATTGGTACAAGCAAAAAAACTGGCAGCAATTCGCCTTTCAGCAGGAAATGGAAGCGGCCTACCTGGGCGGCTACTCCGGTTTGCTTAACGCACCTACGGGGAGCGGCAAAACCTTTGCTTTGTTTTTGCCTTTCCTGGTAGATTTTATTAACAAACACCCGGATACTTACACCACACAAAAAAACAATGGCTTGCTGATGCTATGGATAACCCCTTTGCGTGCGCTTACCAACGATATCCGCAAAGCGATGCAGGAAGCCTGCGACGAAATGGGCCTGCCCTGGCATATAGCCACCCGCACAGGCGACACATCTGCGGCGGAAAAAGCAGCGCTGAAACGTAAATTGCCCGAGGTGTTGCTTACTACCCCCGAAAGCCTGCACCTGATGCTGGCCCAAAAAGAGTACCCCAAATTGTTCAATAACCTGCAGGTGGTAGTTATTGACGAGTGGCACGAACTACTGGGCACCAAACGCGGCGTGCAGGTGGAGCTGGGATTATCTAAGTTGAAAGCCTTAAGTCCGAAGTCTGAAGTTTTTAATCAGGTCCCCGAAAAAGACTCAGGACTTATGACTCAGAACTTAAGACTCAAAATCTGGGGTATCAGTGCAACCATAGGTAACCTGGAGCAGGCGGCCGAGGTTTTGCTGGGCAATAACTTCCCGGCAGATCAGATCAGGATGGTGCGGGCCAACCTGGAGAAGAAACTGGATATCCAGTCCATCATCCCTGGTAATGTGGAGAATTACTCATGGGCAGGCCATATTGGTTTAAAGCTGCTGCCGCAAGTGATGGAAATTGTGGCCAAAAGTAAAACCACGTTGATATTCACCAACACACGGTCGCAATCCGAGATCTGGTACCATGCTATTTTAGATAATTACCCGGAATACGCAGGCATTATGGCCATGCACCACGGCTCGTTGGATAACGAACTGCGCAACTGGGTGGAGCAGGCTCTGCATGCCGAGGCCCTGAAACTGGTGGTATGTACATCCAGCCTCGATCTTGGCGTCGATTTTAGGCCGGTTGATTGCGTGATACAGGTGGGCAGCCCCAAGGGCGTGGCCCGTTTTATGCAGCGCGCCGGGCGAAGCGGCCACCACCCTGGTGCGGTATCACGGGCATATTTTGTGCCCACACACTCGCTGGAATTGCTGGAAGGGGCCGCGCTTAAAGCCGCCATTAAACGAGGCATATTTGAAAGCCGCGACCCTATGCTGCTTACCATGGATGTGCTTATCCAATACATGGTTACGCTGGCCGTATCCGACGGTTTTAGGGCCGATGAGCTGTTTAACGAGGTAAAGGGTACCTACGCCTTTGCCGACCTTACCCGCAACGAATTTGGCCAGTTATTGGAGTTTATAACCACCGGCGGCAAAACACTGGCGCAATACGATGAGTTTTTAAAAGTAGAAATAGAGAACGGCCTGTACAAAGTAAACAGCCGCCGGGTGGCCATGCGGCACCGGCTAAGCATTGGCACCATCACCAGCGAGCTGAGCATCCGGGTGAAATGGCTGAGCGGTGGCAGCCTGGGAACCATCGAAGAATCCTTTGTATCTAAACTTAAGCCGGGTAACACCTTCTGGTTTGCGGGCCGTAGCCTGGAGTTTATCCGGGTAAAGGAAATGACGGCCTTTGTTAAAAAATCAAACTCCACCAAGGGTTTAATACCCAGCTGGAATGGTGGGCGCATGCCCTTGTCGTCACAACTGGCTGCCGTGTTCAGGGATAAGCTGGACGAGGTGGCGCACGGCATCGAAAAGGATGTGGAGGTGCTTGCGCTGAAACCTTTGTTTAAATTGCAGCAGGAATTATCGCACTTGCCGCAAAGCCACGAGTTTTTGATCGAATCCTTCAAATCCCGCGAAGGGCACCACCTGTTGTTTTATCCTTTTGAAGGGCGGCTGGTACACGAAGGTATGGCATCATTGCTGGCCTTCAGGATCAGTAAGATCAGGAATGCCAGCTTTAGCATCGCCATGAACGATTATGGCTTCGAACTGCTTACCGACGAGGACGTACCCATTGAGGACGTGCTGGAAGACGCCGGCTTTTTTTCGATAGATAACCTCATTGATGATATCCAGCATAGCCTGAACGCCAACGAGATGGCCCGCAGGCGGTTCAGGGATATAGCCCATATTGGCGGGCTGGTATTTACCGGCTATCCCGGCCAGCAGGTAAAGAATAAGCATTTGCAGGCCTCTACCTCCCTATTGTTCGAGGTGTTTACCGAGTACGAGCCGGATAACCTGCTGGTGCGCCAGGCTTATAACGAGGCTTTGGCCTTCCAACTGGAAGAATTCAGGCTGCGGGCGGCTTTGCAGCGGATAGCCACCCAAACCATCATCCTGAAAACCATTGAGCGGCCCACGCCATTTGCCTTCCCGATAATGGTTGACAGCCTTGGCCGTGAAAAACTGACTACCGAAACTATGGAAGAACGTATTGCCAAAATGGCCCGCCGCTACGGCGCCGAAGGCGTTGGCGAAGTTGATGAAACCCGCAAAAACCGCAAGCCCGGCATCACCCGGAAGAAGGGATTTTAG
- a CDS encoding M16 family metallopeptidase, whose product MNLNKQLSVAALALLIASGSAFAQVKKKPAPSPKSKPVASQLLAKADVLPIDSKVIIGKLPNGLTYYIRQNVEPKNKAELYLVNKVGSVLETDDQQGLAHFTEHMAFNGTRDFPKNQMVDYLQKSGVKFGADLNAYTSFNETVYQLPIPTDTAAIFNNGFKILANWAGYVSFDPSEIDKERGVVLEEQRLRGKNAQERLQQQVLPVLLNNSRYALRLPIGKEDILKNFKPETIKSFYHDWYRPDLQAVIAVGDFDPKHVEELIKQNFSGLQNPTAEKPRTKYTVPATPGTAVKIATDKEFPYTLAEIIVKHPGTTVKNTVDYMQSVRIRLFNQMLNARLGELLQKPNPPFLFGRSSYGGFLGEQDAFTSIAVAKTPAELEGAIKAVVAETERARKFGFTLTELERAKQDALVQMGNAYKERDKTRSANFVREYQQHFLEGEAIPGIEYEYNYYVNNINKITVDQMNALAGKFIGDQNRAVIVEAPEKDKATLPTDATLLQWISAAGQGVTAYVDNVSSEPLLSKLPEGTKVVNTVVDSLIGTTTLTLGNGLKVILKPTDYKNDQILINGYAFGGSSLASDDDFTSANLASSIISSSGIAQFNQGMLDKKMAGKNVSITPYISEFAQGISGNSSPADFETALQLIYLYFTQPRKDNDIWESTIAQTKSVLANRGLDPPSVFQDTVSATLSNHNFRGMVTTPERLSKASLDKAYSFYKARFADASNFTFTLVGNFDVETVKPYLEHYLGGLPSTNSKETYKNLNIQPPAGQITKIVNKGEAEKSSVQLVFSGDYEYNDANNIQMDALEEVLNIKLIERLREQESGVYAPGVRAGYHKTPSGRYSITVYFGCAPENVDKMIASTLDEIAKLKQNGAQATDIQKFVAEEARSTREQMKENVFWAGYLASSSQNGENPDQILQHVGNLEQVTVQSTKDAANKYLSGKNFIKLILLPEKK is encoded by the coding sequence ATGAATTTAAATAAACAGCTTTCTGTAGCCGCTTTAGCTTTACTTATAGCTTCAGGAAGTGCTTTTGCACAAGTTAAAAAAAAGCCGGCGCCATCGCCTAAAAGCAAACCGGTAGCATCGCAATTGCTTGCAAAAGCAGATGTATTGCCTATAGATAGTAAGGTGATTATTGGCAAACTGCCCAACGGCCTTACTTATTACATCAGGCAGAATGTTGAACCTAAAAATAAGGCAGAACTTTACCTGGTAAACAAGGTAGGGTCTGTTTTAGAAACCGACGATCAGCAAGGCCTTGCCCATTTTACCGAGCACATGGCCTTTAACGGCACCCGCGATTTTCCTAAAAACCAGATGGTTGATTACCTGCAAAAATCAGGTGTGAAATTTGGCGCCGATTTAAATGCTTACACCTCATTTAACGAAACCGTTTACCAGCTACCCATCCCTACCGATACGGCAGCTATTTTTAATAATGGCTTTAAAATATTGGCCAACTGGGCCGGCTACGTCAGCTTCGACCCTTCTGAAATTGATAAAGAACGCGGCGTTGTTTTAGAAGAGCAGCGGCTGCGCGGCAAAAATGCCCAGGAGCGTTTGCAACAGCAGGTATTGCCCGTGTTGCTTAATAACTCCCGCTACGCATTGCGTTTGCCTATAGGTAAGGAAGATATCCTTAAAAACTTTAAACCCGAGACAATAAAAAGCTTTTACCATGACTGGTATCGCCCCGATTTACAGGCGGTAATTGCGGTAGGCGATTTTGACCCTAAGCATGTTGAAGAGCTGATAAAACAAAACTTCTCGGGCTTGCAAAATCCAACTGCCGAAAAACCACGTACAAAGTATACCGTGCCTGCTACACCGGGTACCGCTGTTAAGATAGCTACGGATAAGGAATTCCCTTATACGCTGGCCGAAATTATTGTAAAACATCCTGGTACAACGGTTAAAAACACGGTTGACTATATGCAGAGTGTCAGGATCCGGTTGTTTAACCAGATGCTGAATGCCCGTTTAGGCGAATTGCTGCAAAAACCAAATCCGCCGTTTTTGTTTGGCCGGTCAAGCTACGGCGGCTTTTTGGGCGAACAGGATGCTTTTACTTCAATTGCTGTTGCCAAAACACCTGCCGAGTTAGAAGGCGCCATTAAAGCCGTTGTTGCCGAAACAGAACGGGCCCGCAAATTTGGCTTTACCCTTACCGAACTGGAGCGCGCCAAACAGGATGCGTTGGTGCAAATGGGCAATGCCTATAAAGAGCGCGATAAAACACGATCGGCAAATTTTGTACGTGAGTATCAGCAACACTTTTTGGAAGGCGAAGCAATCCCCGGTATTGAGTATGAATACAATTATTATGTAAACAACATTAACAAGATCACGGTAGACCAGATGAATGCTTTGGCCGGTAAATTTATTGGCGACCAGAACAGGGCCGTGATTGTTGAAGCCCCCGAAAAAGACAAAGCCACCTTACCAACCGACGCTACTTTACTGCAATGGATAAGTGCGGCAGGACAAGGAGTTACCGCCTATGTTGACAATGTATCATCAGAGCCTTTGTTGAGTAAATTGCCCGAGGGTACTAAAGTTGTGAATACAGTTGTCGATTCTTTAATCGGTACTACTACCTTGACGCTTGGTAATGGACTTAAAGTGATATTAAAACCAACCGATTATAAAAACGACCAGATCCTGATTAACGGCTATGCTTTTGGTGGATCGTCGTTAGCAAGCGATGATGATTTTACATCGGCTAACCTGGCTTCGTCTATCATTAGCAGCAGCGGTATTGCCCAGTTTAACCAGGGTATGCTCGATAAAAAAATGGCCGGCAAAAATGTGAGCATCACCCCTTACATCAGCGAGTTTGCCCAGGGCATTTCGGGTAACTCATCGCCTGCAGATTTTGAAACGGCGTTGCAGTTAATTTACCTGTACTTTACCCAGCCGCGTAAGGATAACGATATCTGGGAATCAACAATTGCCCAAACAAAATCGGTATTGGCCAACAGGGGCCTCGATCCGCCGAGCGTGTTCCAGGACACGGTATCAGCAACATTAAGCAACCACAATTTCAGGGGGATGGTTACCACGCCCGAAAGGCTGAGCAAAGCATCGTTGGATAAGGCCTACAGTTTTTATAAAGCCAGGTTTGCCGATGCAAGCAATTTTACCTTCACCCTGGTGGGTAATTTTGATGTAGAAACGGTAAAACCATACCTGGAGCATTATTTAGGAGGTTTGCCATCAACCAATAGTAAAGAAACCTACAAGAATTTGAACATTCAACCTCCGGCCGGCCAGATCACTAAAATAGTTAACAAGGGTGAAGCCGAAAAAAGCAGCGTTCAGCTGGTATTCAGCGGAGATTATGAGTATAATGATGCCAATAACATCCAAATGGATGCGTTGGAGGAAGTATTGAATATTAAATTGATTGAACGCCTGCGCGAGCAGGAGAGCGGTGTTTACGCTCCTGGCGTAAGGGCCGGTTACCACAAAACGCCAAGTGGTAGGTATAGCATCACCGTTTATTTTGGATGCGCACCGGAGAATGTGGACAAAATGATAGCTTCTACCCTGGATGAGATAGCCAAGCTTAAACAAAACGGTGCCCAGGCAACCGATATCCAGAAATTTGTAGCCGAAGAAGCCCGCAGCACCCGCGAGCAAATGAAAGAAAATGTTTTTTGGGCCGGATACCTGGCATCGTCGTCACAAAACGGCGAAAACCCAGACCAGATTTTGCAACACGTAGGCAACCTTGAACAGGTAACCGTACAAAGCACTAAAGATGCAGCCAACAAATACTTAAGCGGCAAAAACTTTATCAAATTAATTTTACTGCCCGAGAAGAAATAA